A genomic window from Lotus japonicus ecotype B-129 chromosome 1, LjGifu_v1.2 includes:
- the LOC130733170 gene encoding F-box/kelch-repeat protein At3g06240-like isoform X1, whose protein sequence is MKRRKGSLGSARATRRSKRVAVAEKVDDDVSESQQLGVSFDDIPSHITAHILGRLPVKSVFICKSVCRRWKAVISDPHFPKLHFQHASAGLMILATDRKPTRNLYLLECESEKIKNDDIGQFCCCEDSYIKPECNRHFKLEHKLKVPLDLDKSDEAKKRGGQSDDNKFAVVNSCNGFLCLSDVKRNCFVVCNPVTGEFIRLPEPPRIDRTGYTVRPELKVGFGFQPKTNEYKVVRIIFKGQRVWRATQKIMGVEIHTLGTSTWRNVEVDPMHVSLYTFPTYVNGALYWISGYHKKSSIFCFDFESESFQSFPYPPRSFVIDITMGEYGGSLYICNSSSTGHINMWIMKKYGFEASWTNIFSIDITSKPKGGLCWPVKHIKNGGAVLMCHSSDCFIYYEPLKYGFKIFKIRGAARYVTAIPHIPSLISLKDAVKGDNIEVMNVDPRCEELQLQEEKEVLFFAKVNELTNLCYTSSVDEE, encoded by the exons ATGAAAAGAAGAAAGGGTTCACTTGGCTCTGCTAGGGCTACCAGAAGAAGCAAAAGGGTAGCAGTTGCAGAGAAAGTTGATGATGATGTGTCAGAAAGTCAACAACTTGGGGTTTCTTTTGATGATATTCCATCCCACATCACTGCCCACATTCTAGGAAGACTTCCTGTTAAGTCTGTTTTCATTTGTAAATCTGTTTGCAGAAGATGGAAAGCTGTGATCTCAGACCCACATTTTCCCAAATTGCACTTTCAGCATGCCTCAGCTGGTCTCATGATTCTGGCCACGGATAGGAAACCGACAAGAAACCTGTACCTGCTGGAGTGTGAGTctgaaaagataaaaaatgatGATATTGGCCAATTCTGTTGCTGCGAGGACTCTTATATTAAACCCGAATGCAACCGTCACTTTAAACTTGAGCATAAACTCAAGGTTCCTCTAGATTTGGACAAAAGTGATGAGGCTAAGAAAAGGGGTGGACAAAGTGATGATAATAAGTTTGCTGTGGTAAATTCTTGTAATGGCTTTCTTTGCTTGTCTGATGTGAAAAGAAACTGCTTTGTTGTTTGCAATCCAGTTACAGGTGAGTTTATAAGACTTCCAGAGCCACCTAGAATTGATAGAACTGGTTATACCGTGCGCCCTGAATTAAAAGTGGGTTTTGGTTTCCAACCCAAAACTAATGAATATAAGGTGGTAAGAATAATATTCAAGGGACAGCGCGTGTGGCGGGCGACTCAGAAAATTATGGGAGTTGAAATTCACACACTAGGAACTTCAACATGGAGGAATGTTGAAGTTGATCCTATGCATGTTAGCCTGTATACATTTCCTACATATGTGAATGGGGCACTTTATTGGATTAGTGGTTATCACAAGAAATCATCAATATTTTGTTTTGACTTTGAAAGCGAGAGTTTCCAATCCTTCCCTTATCCTCCTCGTTCATTTGTTATTGATATCACCATGGGAGAATATGGGGGCTCTCTTTACATATGTAATTCATCTTCCACGGGTCACATTAATATGTGGATTATGAAGAAATATGGTTTCGAAGCTTCATGGACCAATATTTTCAGCATTGATATTACGAGCAAGCCTAAAGGTGGTTTATGTTGGCCAGTAAAACACATTAAGAATGGTGGTGCAGTATTGATGTGTCATTCCAGTGATTGCTTTATCTACTATGAACCTCTAAAGTATggattcaaaattttcaagattCGTGGGGCAGCACGATATGTTACGGCTATTCCTCATATTCCTAGTCTTATCTCACTAAAGGATGCTGTGAAAGGAGACAATATTGAGGTGATGAATGTCGACCCAAG GTGTGAAGAGTTGCAATtgcaagaagaaaaagaagtacTTTTCTTTGCTAAAGTGAATGAATTGACAAATTTGTGCTATACATCCTCTGTTGATGAAGAATAG
- the LOC130733170 gene encoding F-box/kelch-repeat protein At3g06240-like isoform X2, with protein sequence MKRRKGSLGSARATRRSKRVAVAEKVDDDVSESQQLGVSFDDIPSHITAHILGRLPVKSVFICKSVCRRWKAVISDPHFPKLHFQHASAGLMILATDRKPTRNLYLLECESEKIKNDDIGQFCCCEDSYIKPECNRHFKLEHKLKVPLDLDKSDEAKKRGGQSDDNKFAVVNSCNGFLCLSDVKRNCFVVCNPVTGEFIRLPEPPRIDRTGYTVRPELKVGFGFQPKTNEYKVVRIIFKGQRVWRATQKIMGVEIHTLGTSTWRNVEVDPMHVSLYTFPTYVNGALYWISGYHKKSSIFCFDFESESFQSFPYPPRSFVIDITMGEYGGSLYICNSSSTGHINMWIMKKYGFEASWTNIFSIDITSKPKGGLCWPVKHIKNGGAVLMCHSSDCFIYYEPLKYGFKIFKIRGAARYVTAIPHIPSLISLKDAVKGDNIEVMNVDPR encoded by the coding sequence ATGAAAAGAAGAAAGGGTTCACTTGGCTCTGCTAGGGCTACCAGAAGAAGCAAAAGGGTAGCAGTTGCAGAGAAAGTTGATGATGATGTGTCAGAAAGTCAACAACTTGGGGTTTCTTTTGATGATATTCCATCCCACATCACTGCCCACATTCTAGGAAGACTTCCTGTTAAGTCTGTTTTCATTTGTAAATCTGTTTGCAGAAGATGGAAAGCTGTGATCTCAGACCCACATTTTCCCAAATTGCACTTTCAGCATGCCTCAGCTGGTCTCATGATTCTGGCCACGGATAGGAAACCGACAAGAAACCTGTACCTGCTGGAGTGTGAGTctgaaaagataaaaaatgatGATATTGGCCAATTCTGTTGCTGCGAGGACTCTTATATTAAACCCGAATGCAACCGTCACTTTAAACTTGAGCATAAACTCAAGGTTCCTCTAGATTTGGACAAAAGTGATGAGGCTAAGAAAAGGGGTGGACAAAGTGATGATAATAAGTTTGCTGTGGTAAATTCTTGTAATGGCTTTCTTTGCTTGTCTGATGTGAAAAGAAACTGCTTTGTTGTTTGCAATCCAGTTACAGGTGAGTTTATAAGACTTCCAGAGCCACCTAGAATTGATAGAACTGGTTATACCGTGCGCCCTGAATTAAAAGTGGGTTTTGGTTTCCAACCCAAAACTAATGAATATAAGGTGGTAAGAATAATATTCAAGGGACAGCGCGTGTGGCGGGCGACTCAGAAAATTATGGGAGTTGAAATTCACACACTAGGAACTTCAACATGGAGGAATGTTGAAGTTGATCCTATGCATGTTAGCCTGTATACATTTCCTACATATGTGAATGGGGCACTTTATTGGATTAGTGGTTATCACAAGAAATCATCAATATTTTGTTTTGACTTTGAAAGCGAGAGTTTCCAATCCTTCCCTTATCCTCCTCGTTCATTTGTTATTGATATCACCATGGGAGAATATGGGGGCTCTCTTTACATATGTAATTCATCTTCCACGGGTCACATTAATATGTGGATTATGAAGAAATATGGTTTCGAAGCTTCATGGACCAATATTTTCAGCATTGATATTACGAGCAAGCCTAAAGGTGGTTTATGTTGGCCAGTAAAACACATTAAGAATGGTGGTGCAGTATTGATGTGTCATTCCAGTGATTGCTTTATCTACTATGAACCTCTAAAGTATggattcaaaattttcaagattCGTGGGGCAGCACGATATGTTACGGCTATTCCTCATATTCCTAGTCTTATCTCACTAAAGGATGCTGTGAAAGGAGACAATATTGAGGTGATGAATGTCGACCCAAGGTAA
- the LOC130733171 gene encoding F-box/kelch-repeat protein At3g06240-like, which yields MKRRRKGSIGSSRATTRRGKRVAVAEKVDDDEPESQQLGVSFADLPTHVIGHILLRLPIKSIGICKCVCTSWKALISDPHFTKLHLQQAPAGFTIRANDRSRVSRILHLLEYEPEDFENVEDGQFCRCYSLIKPECNSHLKLEQKLKLPLRSGAKLDLDEAEKRGRKGHYIPSKPEDDRFFVVNSSNGLLCLSDHLGENFVVSNPVTGEFIRLPEATRIDATDYIQHRRSYVGFGFEPKTDEYKVVRIFHLGWGAKEVKSIEIYTLGTSTWRNVGGVNAADFVWLEFPTSVSGVLHWIGYYQTKLSILCFDFESESFQSFPSPPHLFKYSDKKNITMGELKGSLYICDSSSKDNYVRMWIMKKYGFGDSWTNVFSIDTMSIDGWPYGGLYWPVKHLENGAAVLMYHSSNCFIYYEPENSGLKVFKVRGTYSAFEAIHHIHYSAFGPIHHIPSLISLKDAVKGDNIEVMNVHSRCGKFKLREENEVLFLANVNAVVVNSNFISLDDEE from the exons atgaaaagaagaagaaagggctCAATTGGCTCTTCTAGGGCTACCACAAGAAGGGGCAAAAGGGTAGCAGTAGCAGAgaaagttgatgatgatgagcCAGAAAGTCAACAACTTGGGGTTTCTTTTGCTGATCTTCCAACCCACGTCATTGGTCATATTCTGCTAAGACTTCCCATTAAGTCTATTGGCATTTGTAAATGTGTTTGCACAAGTTGGAAAGCTCTAATCTCAGACCCACATTTTACAAAATTGCACCTTCAGCAAGCCCCAGCTGGTTTTACGATTCGGGCCAACGATCGGTCTCGAGTTTCGAGAATCCTGCACCTTTTAGAGTATGAGCCTGAAGATTTTGAAAATGTTGAGGATGGCCAATTTTGCCGTTGTTACTCCTTGATCAAACCTGAATGCAACAGCCACTTGAAGCTTGAGCAAAAACTCAAGCTTCCTCTTCGCAGTGGTGCCAAATTAGATTTGGATGAGGCCGAGAAAAGGGGTAGAAAAGGGCATTATATTCCTAGCAAGCCAGAAGACGATAGGTTTTTTGTGGTGAATTCTAGTAATGGCTTGCTTTGCTTGTCTGATCATTTAGGAGAAAATTTCGTTGTTTCCAATCCAGTCACAGGTGAGTTCATAAGACTTCCAGAAGCTACTAGAATTGATGCAACTGATTATATCCAGCACCGAAGATCATATGTGGGTTTTGGTTTCGAACCCAAAACTGATGAATATAAGGTGGTAAGAATATTCCATTTAGGTTGGGGGGCGAAGGAGGTTAAGTCTATTGAAATTTACACATTAGGAACATCTACATGGAGGAATGTTGGAGGAGTCAATGCTGCAGATTTCGTTTGGCTTGAATTTCCTACTTCTGTGAGTGGGGTACTTCATTGGATTGGTTATTATCAAACAAAATTGTCAATATTGTGTTTCGACTTTGAAAGCGAGAGTTTCCAGTCCTTCCCTTCTCCTCctcatttatttaaatattctgATAAAAAGAATATCACTATGGGAGAATTGAAAGGATCTCTTTACATATGTGATTCATCCTCAAAGGATAATTATGTTAGAATGTGGATTATGAAGAAATATGGTTTCGGAGATTCATGGACTAATGTTTTCAGCATCGATACTATGAGCATAGATGGATGGCCTTATGGTGGTCTGTATTGGCCAGTAAAACACTTAGAGAATGGTGCTGCTGTATTGATGTATCATTCCAGTAACTGCTTTATCTACTATGAACCTGAAAATAGTGGATTGAAAGTTTTTAAGGTTCGTGGGACTTATTCAGCATTTGAGGCTATTCATCATATTCATTATTCAGCATTTGGGCCTATTCATCATATTCCCAGTCTTATCTCATTGAAGGATGCTGTGAAAGGAGACAATATTGAGGTGATGAATGTCCACTCACG GTGTGGGAAGTTTAAATTGCGTGAAGAAAATGAAGTTCTTTTCTTGGCTAATGTGAATGCTGTAGTGGTAAATTCTAACTTTATATCGTTGGATGATGAAGAATAG
- the LOC130747569 gene encoding F-box protein At3g07870-like: protein MVKGVSFGDLPSHIIGHILLRLPIKSIFICKCVCRSWKTLISDPHFAKLHLQRAPAGLLIRARDPDPNRVSRILHLMEYEPENFENDDDDQFCCCDDFFINPECNSHLKLENNFKLPRCGANLVLDKRDETMKRGRQRHYISSKPEDDKFVVLNSCNGLLCLSDVHRDYVVVCNPITGEFIRLPEATRVCKIDNGRREIYCGFGLQPKTNEYKVVRISKRYWGSYPEIKRSMAVEVHTLGASSWKNVDVDPSVFEWFAYHWCTATCLGFPTYVSGVLHWIGFYDHHAIFCFDFESERFQSFPSPPHLFKKYDPTHITMGELKGSLYICDSSSSSSVDIPVKMWIMKKYGFGESWTKVFSIDTMSRDRWPYGGLYWPVKHFKNGAAILMYHSSNCFIYYEPEKYGFKIFKVRGTKSTFEVIPHIPNLTSLKDAVKGDDIEVLNVHSSSAEFKLVEENAVLFLAKVNVEVANVYSISSDDEE from the exons atggtgaaggG GGTTTCTTTTGGTGATCTTCCATCACACATCATTGGCCACATTCTGCTAAGACTTCCCATTAAGTCTATTTTCATATGTAAATGTGTTTGTAGAAGCTGGAAAACTCTGATCTCAGACCCACATTTTGCCAAATTGCACTTACAGCGTGCACCGGCTGGTTTATTGATTCGGGCCAGGGATCCGGATCCGAATCGGGTGTCAAGAATCCTACACCTTATGGAGTATGAgcctgaaaattttgaaaatgatgatgatgaccaATTCTGTTGCTGCGACGACTTTTTTATCAACCCCGAATGCAACTCTCACTTGAAGCTTGAGAATAATTTCAAGCTTCCTCGTTGTGGTGCCAACCTAGTTTTGGACAAAAGAGATGAGACTATGAAAAGGGGTAGACAAAGGCATTATATTTCTAGCAAGCCAGAAGATGATAAGTTTGTTGTGCTGAATTCTTGTAATGGCTTGCTTTGTTTGTCTGATGTGCATCGGGACTATGTTGTTGTTTGCAACCCAATTACAGGTGAGTTCATAAGACTTCCAGAAGCTACTAGAGTTTGTAAGATTGATAACGGGCGGCGAGAAATATACTGTGGTTTTGGTCTCCAACCCAAAACTAACGAATATAAGGTGGTAAGAATATCGAAGAGATATTGGGGCAGCTATCCGGAGATTAAGAGATCTATGGCTGTCGAAGTGCACACACTAGGGGCATCATCATGGAAGAATGTTGACGTTGATCCTAGTGTTTTTGAATGGTTTGCATATCATTGGTGCACTGCTACATGTCTTGGATTTCCTACTTACGTGAGTGGGGTGCTTCATTGGATTGGTTTTTATGATCACCATGCAATATTCTGTTTTGACTTTGAAAGCGAGAGATTTCAATCCTTCCCTTCTCCTCCtcatttatttaaaaagtatgatCCAACGCATATCACCATGGGAGAATTAAAAGGCTCTCTTTACATATgtgattcatcttcttcttcttctgtggATATTCCTGTCAAAATGTGGATTATGAAGAAATATGGTTTTGGAGAATCATGGACTAAGGTTTTTAGCATTGATACTATGAGCAGAGATCGTTGGCCTTATGGTGGTTTATATTGGCCTGTAAAACACTTTAAGAACGGTGCTGCTATATTGATGTATCATTCCAGCAATTGCTTTATCTACTATGAACCTGAAAAGTATGGATTCAAAATTTTTAAAGTTCGTGGGACTAAATCAACATTTGAGGTTATTCCTCATATTCCTAATCTCACCTCATTGAAGGATGCTGTGAAAGGAGACGATATCGAGGTGCTGAATGTCCACTCAAG TTCTGCAGAGTTTAAATTGGTTGAAGAAAATGCAGTTCTTTTCTTGGCTAAAGTGAATGTTGAAGTGGCAAATGTGTACTCCATAtcatctgatgatgaagaatag
- the LOC130747655 gene encoding uncharacterized protein LOC130747655, with product MKSYGGCDCLLRETHGLPCGCELAGYERIPYESIHPFWKRLSWEHVPEPVADTTSNHICGMNHGDMQPEVEALTHYFSSLDTGGQSMVRRKLQAIYCPESSSLCTPAVKIRSKRTLKANEKIPPKNKAIGSLTRDLSGFEHVDREIREAKKVSQPPKKKKQPLLHYSDYHQVRKVGHGLGQR from the exons atgaagtcctacggcggatgcgattgcttgttgagagagactcatggactaccttgcggttgtgaacttgcag gttatgaaagaattccatatgagtcaattcatccattctggaagagactgagttgggagcatgtacctgaacctgttgcagatactaccagcaaccatatttgcggcatgaaccatggagatatgcaaccagaagttgaggcattgacacattatttcagttctttggatactggagggcagagtatggtaaggaggaagcttcaagcgatctattgtcctgaaagcagttcacTTTGTACTCCTGCGGTTAAGATAAGGTCCAAGCGCACTCTTAAGGCGAATGAGAAAATACCACCCAAGAAtaaagcaataggatccttgactcgtgatcttTCAGGTTTCGAACATGTTGATAGGGAGATCAGAGAGGCAAAGAAGGTTTCacaaccaccaaagaagaaaaagc AGCCGTTGCTGCATTACTCGGACTACCATCAGGTGAGGAAAGTTGGTCATGGGTTAGGGCAGCGTTGA
- the LOC130733172 gene encoding protein MAINTENANCE OF MERISTEMS-like, whose amino-acid sequence MLEDLGRVCEYAWGAIALATLYDQLSRASRRGTAQMGGFSSLLLGWVYEYLSDRVIIRRGDPEYSQDQPRARRWAMSRVGHAGLDERRVMLDELTVDDIIWTPFEDHRGHRPRDLRAMYSGYIRSPFGRVVRRHLPERVLRQFGFIQDVPRHPSEIQTSGSLAETADAAFAEFAPHLRPQGIPATYPGEAVEDYMRWYSAVSHRFIIPDDRREEFSAVTVMRRAVDLLEQSLEVPDAPAEGTHSRSLTERALDLIRSNAFIGTQGVAFAAVRGARAAGGRGRGDRARGGRGRGGRARGEGAPAEGARGGRGRGGRARGPRGRRGAGRGRGE is encoded by the exons atgttggaggatcttggtcgagtgtgcgagtacgcgtggggcgcgattgcgctcgctacgctatacgaccagcttagtcgagcgtccaggagggggacggcccagatgggaggttttagctcgctcctgctaggatgggtctacgagtacctttctgaccGCGTCATTATCCGTAGGGGGGATCCGGAGTActcgcaggaccagcctagggcacGGCGGTGGGCTatgtcccgggtcgggcatgcaggccttgatgagaggcgagtcatgctcgatgagctgacggtggatgacattatatggaccccatttgaggaccatcggggtcatcgaccacgggatctgagggccatgtattctggctacatccggtcgccatttggccgtgttgttcgacggcatctaccagagagggttctgcgtcagtttggcttcatacaggatgtccctcgacacccctctgagatccagacgtctgggtcccttgctgagaccgcagatgctgcctttgctgagtttgcgccgcacctccgccctcaggggatccccgctacatatccgggagaggctgtggaggattacatgaggtggtacagcgctgtgtcccatcggttcatcattcctgatgataggagggaggagttcagtgcggtg actgttatgcgtcgggccgtggacttgttggagcagtcacttgaggtgccagatgctcctgcagagggcacgcattcccgatccctcactgagagggcgctggatcttattagatccaatgccttcattggtacccagggggtagcctttgctgctgtccgaggagctagagctgcaggaggcagaggtcgtggagacagagcgcgtggaggcagaggccgtggaggcagagcccgtggagagggtgctcctgcagagggtgcgcgtggaggcagaggccgtggaggcagagcccgtggacctagaggtcgtagaggggccggtaggggtcggggcgagtga